From Vigna unguiculata cultivar IT97K-499-35 chromosome 5, ASM411807v1, whole genome shotgun sequence, the proteins below share one genomic window:
- the LOC114186063 gene encoding transcription factor MYB90-like, whose product MCASTCVIMEGRLSGLRKGAWSQTEDELLRECMQLYGEGKWHLVPQRAGLNRCRKSCRLRWLNYLKPNIKRGDFSEDEVDLIIRLHKLLGNRWSLIAGRLPGRTSNDVKNYWNTNMRRKVQSHSKDEENNNKNNVKESERSWKPHHQVIKPVPRALPKASPLVQRQFMSCSKVGVSEAVSAGSENWWETLLDEKEDNIAVNDSTCFPRAKDGSFELWNEELGSIASEFLEEGETWSDFLLN is encoded by the exons atgtgtgCAAGCACTTGTGTGATCATGGAAGGAAGATTATCAGGTTTGAGGAAAGGAGCATGGAGTCAAACTGAAGATGAGCTTCTCAGAGAATGCATGCAACTCTATGGGGAAGGAAAATGGCACCTTGTTCCTCAAAGAGCAG GGTTGAACAGATGCAGGAAGAGTTGTAGGCTGAGATGGTTGAACTATTTGAAACCAAATATCAAGCGAGGTGATTTTAGTGAAGATGAGGTCGATTTGATCATCAGATTGCATAAGCTTCTGGGGAACAG GTGGTCTCTGATCGCAGGAAGACTTCCGGGAAGAACTTCGAACGATGTGAAGAATTACTGGAACACCAACATGCGCCGCAAAGTACAATCTCACAGCAAAGATGAGGagaacaacaacaagaacaacGTGAAAGAATCCGAAAGAAGTTGGAAACCCCACCACCAAGTGATAAAGCCTGTGCCTCGAGCTTTGCCAAAAGCATCACCCTTGGTGCAAAGGCAATTCATGAGTTGTTCGAAAGTTGGAGTTAGTGAAGCTGTTTCAGCAGGCTCTGAGAATTGGTGGGAAACTCTGTTAGATGAGAAGGAAGATAACATTGCAGTTAACGACAGCACGTGCTTCCCACGTGCAAAAGATGGATCCTTTGAACTTTGGAATGAAGAACTTGGTTCCATTGCTTCTGAGTTTCTTGAAGAAGGTGAAACATGGAGCGATTTTCTTCTTAATTAA
- the LOC114184043 gene encoding pentatricopeptide repeat-containing protein At5g48910-like yields the protein MGSATVASTLVQMAQRCTCMRDLKLLHAHAFRTHLDDHVVVLGKLFRFAAVSPLGDLSYAHRMFDIMPNRTTFFYNTLIRAHSHSTSPSLSSLFFNVMRQNDVAPDQFSFTFLLKSRSRTTPLTHHNDIHGAVLKFGFCSHLHVQNGLIHLYAHRGMTLLARRVFEDVLRLGLEVDVVSWSGLLVAHVKAGELDVARRVFDEMPQRDVVAWTAMLSGYSRARRPRDALELFREMRHAGVWPDEVTMVSVISACATLGDVETGRMVHHFVEENGFGWMVALCNALIDMYGKCGCLEEAWYVFHGMTRRSLITWNSMMTVCANHGNADEAFRLFEWMVCSGVVPDSVTLLALLVAFAHKGLVDDGIRLFERMERDYGVEPRIEHYGAVVDMLGRAGRIQEAYDLLANISIPCNDVVWGALLGACRIHGDVDMGEKIINKLLELKSDEGGYYILLRDIYVAAGRTVEANEMRLAMLASGARKNPGCSWVEG from the coding sequence ATGGGAAGCGCCACTGTTGCGTCAACCCTCGTCCAAATGGCCCAGAGGTGCACGTGCATGCGCGACCTCAAGCTCCTCCACGCGCACGCGTTCCGTACTCACCTCGACGACCACGTGGTGGTCCTCGGCAAACTCTTCCGCTTCGCTGCGGTGTCACCGTTGGGAGACTTGAGCTATGCTCACCGCATGTTCGATATAATGCCCAACCGAACCACCTTCTTCTACAACACCCTCATACGCGCCCACTCCCATTCCACCtccccttctctctcttccctcTTCTTCAACGTCATGAGGCAAAACGACGTCGCCCCGGATCAGTTTTCCTTCACGTTCTTGCTCAAGTCCCGCTCAAGAACCACTCCTTTGACCCACCACAACGATATACATGGCGCCGTTTTGAAGTTCGGGTTTTGCAGCCACTTGCACGTCCAGAACGGGCTGATACACTTGTATGCCCATAGGGGGATGACCCTTTTGGCAAGAAGGGTATTTGAGGATGTTTTACGCCTGGGTTTGGAGGTTGATGTTGTGTCCTGGTCTGGGTTGCTTGTGGCGCACGTAAAGGCTGGTGAGTTGGACGTTGCGAGGAgggtgtttgatgaaatgcccCAGAGGGATGTGGTTGCGTGGACTGCCATGTTATCTGGGTATTCTCGGGCGAGGCGACCCAGGGATGCTCTGGAGTTGTTCAGAGAGATGAGGCATGCTGGGGTGTGGCCAGACGAGGTTACCATGGTGAGTGTGATTTCAGCTTGTGCTACTTTGGGAGATGTAGAGACAGGGAGGATGGTTCACCATTTCGTCGAGGAGAATGGGTTTGGGTGGATGGTTGCTCTTTGCAATGCGCTCATTGATATGTATGGGAAGTGTGGATGCTTGGAGGAGGCATGGTACGTGTTTCATGGGATGACGAGAAGGAGCTTGATCACATGGAACTCGATGATGACCGTATGTGCGAACCATGGAAATGCTGATGAAGCTTTCAGGTTGTTTGAATGGATGGTTTGTTCGGGAGTTGTGCCTGATTCGGTGACACTTCTGGCGCTTCTGGTTGCGTTTGCTCATAAGGGGTTGGTGGATGATGGAATTAGATTGTTTGAGAGAATGGAAAGGGACTATGGAGTTGAACCTAGGATTGAGCATTATGGAGCAGTGGTAGATATGTTGGGGCGTGCAGGGCGAATACAGGAGGCTTATGATCTACTTGCAAATATTTCAATTCCATGCAATGATGTTGTTTGGGGAGCTCTGCTTGGAGCTTGCAGGATTCATGGTGATGTTGACATGGGGGAAAAGATTATAaataagttgttggagttgaaaTCAGATGAAGGTGGATACTATATTCTCCTGCGTGATATCTATGTTGCTGCAGGCCGGACTGTTGAAGCCAATGAGATGAGGCTAGCCATGTTAGCTAGTGGAGCAAGGAAAAATCCTGGTTGTAGTTGGGTGGAAGGATGA
- the LOC114186167 gene encoding transcription factor MYB114-like has translation MEGSSGVRKGAWSRFEDELLKACVRLYGEGKWHLVPQRAGLKRCRKSCRLRWLNYLKPNIKRGNFSEDEVDLIVRLHKLLGNRWSLIAGRLPGRTSNDVKNYWNTYTRRKSHSHNKDNNVKQHDETTVGKTSTYDVNYKPHQVIKPVPRPLSKTCPKLLQAKIIHSSKVGVSEEGATSSSSSGNWWETFLDENEDNFGAFEFWGEEFGSIACDFLN, from the exons atgGAAGGATCATCGGGTGTGAGGAAAGGAGCATGGAGTAGATTTGAAGATGAACTTCTGAAAGCATGCGTTCGTCTCTACGGAGAAGGAAAATGGCACCTTGTTCCTCAAAGAGCAG GGTTGAAAAGATGTCGGAAGAGTTGTAGATTGAGATGGCTCAATTATCTGAAACCAAATATCAAGAGAGGGAATTTCAGTGAAGATGAGGTTGATTTGATCGTCAGATTGCATAAACTTTTGGGGAATAG GTGGTCCCTGATTGCAGGAAGACTTCCAGGACGAACTTCGAACGATGTGAAGAATTACTGGAACACCTACACACGACGTAAATCACACTCTCACAACAAAGATAACAACGTAAAACAGCATGATGAGACGACCGTAGGTAAAACATCTACGTACGACGTAAATTACAAACCCCACCAAGTTATAAAGCCTGTTCCTCGACCTTTGTCAAAAACTTGCCCCAAGTTATTGCAAGCCAAAATTATCCATAGCTCCAAAGTTGGTGTTAGTGAAGAAGGTGCAACTTCTTCGTCAAGCTCTGGGAATTGGTGGGAAACATTTTTAGACGAGAATGAAGACAATTTTGGAGCATTTGAGTTTTGGGGCGAAGAGTTTGGTTCAATTGCTTGTGACTTTCTTAATTAA
- the LOC114182958 gene encoding transmembrane emp24 domain-containing protein p24delta9-like, which produces MSNLYLMVFVLVPALMCSTVESMMFELKPSHTKCISEDVKANGFSSGSYNVVNPNNVGTVPDHHKISVKVRSPNGNGYHYGDNVLFGEFAFTAAESGDYSACFSVAGHTPDTVTVEFVWKTGIAAKEWNNGGGRKNHIDVMEMELKKLNDAVTSIHDEMFYLRERETERQYLTDETSSKMFSYSFLSIVVCLSVASLQLWHLKTFFERKKLL; this is translated from the exons ATGTCCAATCTTTATCTTATGGTTTTTGTTCTGGTCCCTGCGTTGATGTGTAGCACTGTGGAATCAATGATGTTCGAGCTGAAACCCTCTCACACGAAGTGCATTTCCGAGGACGTGAAGGCCAACGGCTTCTCCTCCGGCAGTTACAACGTCGTTAATCCCAACAATGTCGGCACCGTTCCTGATCATCACAAAATCTCTGTTAAG GTGCGTTCGCCTAATGGAAATGGTTATCACTATGGGGATAATGTGCTGTTCGGTGAGTTTGCATTTACTGCAGCTGAGTCTGGTGATTACAGTGCTTGTTTTTCGGTGGCAGGACATACCCCGGATACTGTTACCGTTGAGTTTGTTTGGAAAACTGGGATTGCTGCCAAGGAATGGAATAATGGTGGCGGCAGGAAAAACCACATTGAT GTAATGGAAATGGAGTTAAAGAAGTTGAATGATGCTGTCACTTCTATCCACGACGAGATGTTTTATCTTCGCGAAAG GGAGACAGAGAGGCAATATCTTACGGACGAGACTAGCAGCAAGATGTTCAGCTACAGTTTTCTTTCAATTGTAGTTTGTTTGTCTGTGGCTAGTTTGCAACTATGGCATTTGAAGACATTCTTTGAGAGGAAGAAGCTCCTCTAA